Part of the Cohnella candidum genome, TGAGTAATCACTCACTAAATTACTTATTAGGTTAACGGGCAAAATTCTTCCAATATATGTTATCCTAAATAGGGCAAGCAGGACTTAGTCTCGTTGGAAACTGATAATTGGAGGGCCTTATTATCATGGCTAAGCTGATCTATCCGATTAACGTATCTTTGGACGGGAACATGGAGGACGAGCGCGGCAACCTCGAGTGGTCGATCTCCGCTGACGAGGAGTTTGCGTTCTGGACTGAATTTCAGCGGCCGATCGGCACCTACCTTTACGGGCAGAGCGGGCGATGAGCGCGGGTCTGATCGACGAGTGTCATCTGCTTCTTAATCCTATCGTCTTGGGTGGAGGCAAGCGGGCATTGCCGGATAACCTCCGCATGCGGCTCGAGCTGCTCGGTGAGCGCCGTCTCCGAAGCGGCATCATTCATCTTCACTACCGCGTGATCGTCTAACCTCGGGCATAATCGCGACCCGCTATGAGTTGGAGAAATAGTCGCTCTGAATTTTACAGAGTTGGTTGTACGAATAAGAGGAGCAGTTGCACTGGCAACTGCTCCTCTTGGCATTATGCGGCCTCTGGCGTACCCTCCCAGCTGCCTCCGCGGAAAAACTTTTACATTTTCCGAATCGCGATTCTACGGAATTGTTGTGTTTTCGCTACGTGCCTGCTTCCTGCCAGGTAGAAACGATCATTGGCTTTCCATGTATGGCTCTTCTTGTTTTTTCTGCGGATGTAGACGTAGTTAAAAGGGGAGGTGGCGTACACTTTAAAGCCCTTTTTTCTGCACGATCTCAAAAATTTCACATCTTCGCCTACCGTACGATTCGCAAAGCGCACTTTTTTAAAAACGCGCATCCTGAACAATATCGTTCCGCCTTGCACAAACGTCAGGAATTTATTTTTTTGGCTGGGAGACCGGATGATCAGCTTTTTTTTGGCGGCAACGTAGACGAGACATGCGTGTTTGCCGACAACGTCGCTGCGTTTGCGAACAAGAGCCTTCACTTGCTCCAACAAATAATACGGCGAATAATAATCGTCGTCATCGAATTTGGCGATGAGAGGAAGCTTGGCATGGGCGATTCCATGATTCAAGCAGCGGCCCAGAGACACGCTCTCGGGTAACTGATAGACGGAAACGTTCGGATACTGTGCAACCTTATCGCGGTAATCGTCCAAGTGCATACTATCGTTATTTAAAACGATGATCAGTTCTTTATTCCTATAGCGTTGATTTTTATAGTTTTTCAGAAGGTTCGTAAAAAACTCGGGGCGGTTCGTGCAAGTGACGATTGAAACTCCGTACTTCCTGCTGATAAAATGAGCCAAAGCCGAATCCCTCCGTTCCCCTCACCTCAATGTATGAGTAACGGAGAGAATTGGGTTGGGCTTCTCCACGTTGAAGGAATATCGGTACTGAACAGGAGAGTGATAGCCATGAAAGCGTTGTTTATCGGAGGAACAGGCCTCATAAGCTCGGCAGCATCAAATTTGGCCGTAAAGCAGGGGTTTGATTTGTATCTTCTGAATCGAGGCAATCGGGACCGTTTCGTGCCGGAGGGCGCAACCGTACTTCGCGGGGATATCAACAATAAAGAGGAAATGCAGGCGCTGCTCGAGGATAAACATTTTGACGCGGTGGTGAATTGGATTGTCTTCAAGCCCGAGGAAATCGAACGGGACATTCAGCTGTTCGAAGGAAAAACGAATCAGTACATCTTCATTAGTACGGTGGCTACTTACCAAAGGCCGCCAAGCTATTATATCTTCGATGAATCCGCTCCCCAGCATAACCCGGGATGGGACTATGCCGTGGATAAGATAGCCTGCGAGCAGCGGCTTATGAAAGCATACCGTGAAACAGGGTTCCCCGCGACGATCGTTCGACCTTCGCAT contains:
- a CDS encoding glycosyltransferase family 2 protein codes for the protein MAHFISRKYGVSIVTCTNRPEFFTNLLKNYKNQRYRNKELIIVLNNDSMHLDDYRDKVAQYPNVSVYQLPESVSLGRCLNHGIAHAKLPLIAKFDDDDYYSPYYLLEQVKALVRKRSDVVGKHACLVYVAAKKKLIIRSPSQKNKFLTFVQGGTILFRMRVFKKVRFANRTVGEDVKFLRSCRKKGFKVYATSPFNYVYIRRKNKKSHTWKANDRFYLAGSRHVAKTQQFRRIAIRKM
- a CDS encoding dihydrofolate reductase family protein produces the protein MSAGLIDECHLLLNPIVLGGGKRALPDNLRMRLELLGERRLRSGIIHLHYRVIV